In Monodelphis domestica isolate mMonDom1 chromosome 1, mMonDom1.pri, whole genome shotgun sequence, the sequence GAAATCCAGGGTTTATTGGCAGAATCGGTCCCTGGGATAAAAGCAGAACCAGATGAAGTCAACGCACGTCATTTTCATGTGGTCATTGCAGGCCCGCAGGATTCCCCCTTTGAAGGAGGGACTTTTAAGCTTGAACTTTTCCTTCCAGAAGAATACCCAATGACAGCTCCTAAAGTACGTTTCATAACCAAAATTTATCATCCTAATGTGGATAAGTTGGGAAGAATATGCTTAGATATTTTGAAAGATAAATGGTCACCAGCGCTACAGATCCTTACAGTTCTGCTCTCAATCCAGGCTTTGTTAAGTGCCCCCAATCCAGATGATCCATTAGCAAATGATGTAGCTGAGCAGTGGAAGAACAATGAAGCCAAAGCCATAGAAACAGCCAGAGAATGGACAAGGCTCTATGCCACGAATAATATTTAAGTTCAATCTGAACATCCTGAGTATGAATGCTCCTGATTTACCAagaccatttcctttttttgttgtttgcaaTTAATGGACACAGTCTTAGAAAtattacagaataaaagcccaGACCATCTTCAACCTTTTGGAGATTAAATACACTTTAGCAAGACTATACTTTGTTCTGATTCACTTTTGTAGCATATGAAGGAGAGGCTAGAAGGATCATCTGTGTTGTTATGAAACTGCTTGAAAGCAGTATTATACCTCaacttttattcttttccccACTATggtttcacagaatcacagaatcttggaATTGAAGGCACCTCAGTGATCATCTGTTCTACCCATACACACCCAACAAGTGGTCATGTATTTAGCCTTTGCTCCAAGCCCTCCAGGGAAGGGAATCCATTACCCACCTATTCAACTTTTGGATATATCCAGTTGTTAGGAAATTTTTACTTACATGAAcctcatttttgtttcttctataatttctacccattgttcctGGTCCTGCCCTTGAAAATAATACTTCCCAAGTGGCATGATAATAATTTAACATGCCAGGagatctgtgatctcactgaTATGAATATTTCTTCCAATGATGCAGATTACTACTCATCCATGCCTGCCCCATCCTTTATGGTTCTCACCCATGGGTTCTCTTAAGTTTACTACAAGGGGCATGACCCAAAAGGCTTGGTACTTCCCTTCAATTCTCTTACCTTGGTGAAGACATCAGTAGGGAATGTGGTGAGtcccttactctctctctctctctctctctctctctctctttctctctctctctctctctctctctctctctctctctctctctctctctttctttttctttcttttccttccttccttccttccttccttccttccttccttccttccttccttccttccttccttccttccttccttccttccttccttccttccttccttccttccttcctttcctttcttctttctttctttctttctttctttctttctttctttctttctttctttctttctttctttctttctttctttctttctttctttctttctttctttctttctttctttctttctttctttctttctttctttctttctttctttctttctttctttctttctttctttctttctttctttctttctttctttctttctttctcttcttcttgttcttcctcctcctcctccttctcctcctccttctctctatttttcttagCATAGCAACATGTTGTTTATTGATgtttaagtaaataatttttaaaaaaatcacaactcacaATTTGGATGGAAACAAGGTTTGTactattgttcatccttcattttaaagaggaccaatgaccccatggggtgatgtcttgaatTGCCTATGAATTAGATGTAAGTGAGGGAAAGTTGCACTCTTCCAGAGTTATGGAAGTCTAGCAACAAGACAAAACTGTACTTGATGGCCTGGGATGTAATGAATGGACCTTGTTGTcattgatgtctgaccaaactccaCAACACCTGCTTCAGCTAcgttcatggtcattggaaccaattgttctcatctacccatgtcaccaagggaagtcttcacGAGCTTGAGGTAGACAATCCCCTAACTTGCCAAAGGGTTTGAGGACCATTGATTActctcaacttggtttagcctgtctgACAAGATGACTTGACCAAGACATGGCTATTGCTTCAAGCTACAACTTTTTGGAGCCTCAAGTGAGAGTTTGGTGAAAGGTGGACGCTAAGGGTGGGTGAGCAACCCTGAAAAAGGTTGATCAAACTCTCAAACCAAAGGTGCTAGTCCTCCAAATTGAGAAAATATAATCAAGTTTCAAAATGTCACATATTGACCATAAGGGCTAATTGATGGTCAGGAAAGGAAGAATTAGTATGGCCACAGGTATCTAGTATAAGGTGACCAAAATGCCAGATAAGACTGGAAGAATGTTATTTTCACTCAGAAAATGTTGCAGGTTCTCTGAATTATGTGCCATTACTTCGTGAATAGACATACAAGCTGTTGCTATGGTAACCTTGGCTCCCACTCCCTCCAGTGGCTGTCATGAAGAATAGCTGATTTCTGAAACCTCTTCCATGTCCCTTCATCTAAAATGGGCTGGTAGAAATGGAGTCAGTTTGTCTCAAACTCAccttcaaatgaatttttataaagatatcAATCTGTACCATAAGTTTTGGAGCACATTCATGCTTTCTTGGGATTTCCCCAAATTCCTGACCTTTACATTTCCAAATTCTCATTTTGCTTAGAGGTATTATTATTCCTTAGTCCAACTCCCTTAATTCACCTGGAAAGCTAGAAAAATTGTCTATAACATAATACTTGGTTACAAGTGAATGTTGGGCCCCTTTTGTATTCTTACATTcactagaaagaaaaggaaatacgCTTTGTGACAATTCAAGCTTTCCAGTTTTTAACACtaagtttattcatttttttcatctcctACACAAAGCAATCTTAATGGGAATGCCTCACTGAACTTATTCAGTCCTGGAGAACCCTAGGAAACAGCCTCCTTAGCATACAAATTGATGCTGACTTAAACGCAACAACACTGAGAAAGGGTTTCAAACAAAAGACTTTCTGGAGGGATCATTCTAAAATGTTACCCACAGCTATTCTCTCTTTTAGTCTGGGGTTCACCACTACATACATAACTACATTCAGTTCACATATAGCAATGATCAACATCTTGCATCTCCTGTGGGCCAAGTTCTGAAAGAAGCTCTGAAATGTCACCTCAAGGGAACCACAAAAACTTGTCCCCAAGACTATCCTCTAAAAGTACCATTCCTTTTCATATAAGTGGCCCACTtattgaaatgaaaatttaaccCCTCTATACCTTTAGATAGAAGCATGAGCCTTGGATTGAGGAAggcctgacttcaaatcctgcttccCACATCCACTAGGCATGAAGCCCTGTATAAGTCTCCCccatctcagcctcagtttcctcatctgtaaaatggggacaatagccCCTATCTTAAAAGATTATTGTGTAGATCAAATGGAATAACATATGTACAGCACTATGTAAACCTcagagcactatataaatgttagctattctctCAACATCCTGCAGAGATGAACATTTAATTAATTCACTAAACCATTGCctttgaaatattttagaacctTAGATTTGGAACATCATCAAAAACTTTAATGTGTTTACATTTTTACAGTAATTAGCTACTACATAGCAAATATTCTGTAAGTATAGGATAAGATTTCTTAGCTAAATCCTAGAAACACAGTTTGAGATTGTTGTTATTTTGGGGGAAGGTGTAGAAGGTTGGAGATGTTCAGTAGCCTTACTTTAGAAAAGAAGgactccctccccaccccaaccaTGATTGCCTGCACTGTTAAGTGAAGCATTACCTATTAAGTTGTTTTCCATGTGGTTGGAACTCTAGGCTTTTGCCACTGAAGGCAGATGGTGGACCACTTTAGGTCTGCAAACATCAGCACAAATAAGGGAGGACAGAATTCTAACACAACTTGCCATTTtgaaaaagaacagaaccaaaacaaggaaattaaatggaaaaaaggagagaactcAGAATGGAGGAGagttgaaaaaagaaaggagaaggaaagcagaaaccaAGCTATATGgttcattgttttatttcttgTACAGTATGTAGCTTTATTCTGGAGGCTCATAATAAGAGAGGAGGGCATAGTTCAAATGATTGTGTTGGGGGCAAGTAgacggctcagtggattgagagccagatctagagagaggaggtcctgggttcaaatgtggcctcagacacttcctaactatgcgaccctgggcaagtcacttaacctccattgcctagcacttattgatcttctgtcttggaaccaatacatattatttattctaCAACAGAAAATAACGGTTATAAAAATGAATTGTGTATTTCATTGAATACAAGAAGTAACTAATGGACATATaacctaaaaataaaattgtcacttcaaagaaaaattagaggACAAGGGAAGGAGATACCTGCCTTAATCATGGACAGAGAATGAATCCTTATACAAATCTTGGAAGAGTCTCCTATTTGTAATGGAGGATCTCAGAAACTATTACTGGTCAACAAGTAACATCTCAGAGCCTGAAAATTCATATACATCACCTATGGAGGTAATTGTATGGAAGACAGTCAGAATAATCATAATGTTACTttgtaggatcataaatttagagccagAGAACCtctctaattcttttattttatgtatgagaaaataggcacagagagattaagtaatttgaccaaagtcacacataTAGTGAATAGACGAACCAGTATTTTACTAAGTCCTTCAGTGTCAAATCTAACACATTACCCAAACTACCTTGTTACTGCTATTGAACTTTTGGATTTTGAAGAACACAATAATATGCCAAAAGTTTGAGATAGTTTGGCCAAGTTGGTAGGCAGCCAGTGGTTTCATTATACTCTAAGACTCACTATACTCTTAAGTCTACAAAAGGGGTTCCAGTTGTAGACTCACATGTATCTGAATTCATTGGGTGGGAGAAGTTTGAAGAAGTAGTCATCTGAGTTTTCTTTGTCATTGACTCTGTTCCCACCACAGAGTAATGCTGGGTAATCTTTAAAATAGTAATTCTCAAACTTTATGATCTCAAGACtcctttacattcttaaaaaatattgaagattccctgaagagtttttgtttatgtggaggatatcttttaatatttgaaattaatcaTCTTGGAAATTATCATGAAAATGGTTTGGGTCGTGTAGATTCCCTGAAAGGGTTTTAGGGCCCAGGAATCCCTGGAGCTCACTTTGTGAATTGTTGCTCTAAAAGAAAGCTTAAGTATGGCTCATATCCAGAATCTTCCCCGAAATACAGATAGCAAGATCATTTCAAGAAAAGGAACTCTGTACAATTTGATATCAGGTATAGGACAGCTACTAATCAACTTTCACCATAGAAAATGCTTAAAGGTTAAAAAAGGGAGAGAGCAAAACATTTCAAGTGGTCCATAATGTTATTCTCTTTCCATCTGGAATGTAAAGAAATCTGTGGGATTGTTGAACAGATTATTTCATAGTACACAAGACTGAGATTCACTGACTATCTGTGGGTTGCTTTCTTAAGTGCTCTGCTGAAAGAGTTTCCCCTTTCCTCAGATAAGTATTGTGCTAttaaggaaagaatggaaaaacaaaaacaaaaaaaaaatggagaaagaaggcaATCATGAATATGCAGACCAGCCCATGCTCTCCTCTGCCATGTGCTCTTTATAACCTATAGCCCCTTCCCATCTTTCCATTTTACTCTCCTCCATGCACTGTATGACCCAGTCATCTTGACCTGCTTTACTATTCTTTGCACTGACTGATCTCATTCCTGGAATATTGTCACTCCCTGTAGCTTTTCTTGGTGCATGCTTTCCCTTCCCACCATCCCAGCTTCCAGAACGTCCCTCTCTAAAGTTATCAAATTATCTGCCTTTTACTCTGTACGTATCATATATCATACCTACTTATTTTCATGGTGTCCCtccttttcccattagaatgtatgctccttaagggcaggggctccttttgcccttctttgtgtCAACAGAGTTTAAAAAGGTAtgatgcctggtacatagtaagcacttaataagtgtttgcttattgattgattaatgtgCTTATATGCACCACTGTCACTGGCAAAGTGGTGGAGAGAAAATCCTCCTTCTCCTTGTtggaagttaaagagagagaaagttttcaaaaataatatcaaaatggaaTGACCCTAAAAGATAGAGCCATTTTCCTTCACTCTTCTATGTGAATTAAAATTTAtgtacaataactcaagtattatatttataaaatttattaaaataaaaaccagagttaaaaaggagctaactcaattcacagtcttgagaaaaaaaggaaaaaagggaggagtcACAGAAAGTTATAATCAATAATATAAAGACACACATAAATGAAGGGAAAcggatgctgggaaatacaaaaggaattctggggaacttagttcaaaggtagaaaaatttccacttatacatttCTTATAGGTTGTTAAGGAGAGTAACTCTTCCTTAAGGAATCTGTCTTTCTGATTCACAAGAGttcattttcctgattctttccTAACAATTCCAATCCTCTGTCACAGGGTCCAAAGGAATTGCTGTGTCATCCCAGCAAAGCTCATGTCTTTCAGCCAGGCACCAGAGCGTGTGTCCCTTCGCTTTATAGATGGTGTCTTTTTCTGACAAAGTTCCATGCCCCATTATTTCATCAAGTGGATGGGATGATCTCAAATGATCCCTGCTCAGCTCCCACCTACATCAATATTGGTTTATGCAGTAGATACTATCATATTCCAATggtggaagaagggaaggagaaggcagCTTTCAGATACCCAAAGGTATTCAATCACTTTGAGCATAGATGTCCCCAGTGAATCTCAGGGGGCCCTGAAACCTTTCAACAGTTGCAGATTAGCTGGCTGGAGAATGAACTATTGGGATGTGCTGGTATATTTAGCTGACTTTCCTTTGGAAACATCTTATAAAAACATGAGGACAGAAGGATGATTGACTGAATAAATTTGGTCTGAAGATGAGTACTATATTGTGGAATTGCTTTCAAGTCTGTGGGTCACATACTTATCTCAACAAGTAAGATAATCTTCTGACCCAAAGAAGACAGTTACACTCATCCTTCATTCACATTTGTAGAATCTtcaaaaataaagattttcagGGATTTGGTAGCTTTTATTGTTCATATGTAAACAATTAGGTCTATATTACTAAATCCTCCAGTGATCTCACATGTAGATGTACGATTAAGGAAGTCTAGAATCACAGAGACAAGAAAGTAAAGTTTGACCTAAACCTTCTGAAAGTACTTGGAAATCTCTTGAAATAAGTTGTGTGAACACTTAAAAAATTTTGATCAACCCAGGAAACTTCTGGACTAAGAAGGAACTAAAAATGAATAGCTTGGGGTAGAGATAAAATATGGGAGAAGCAAAATTGGATCTTGCCTTTCACTGGTATTGTACATTGTGTATATTACATAAGTCTGGGCAAAAGGATCATCTTTCTAGTAATCTCCCTTACAGGAAGACCTTAACTTCAGGCTACATATGTCCCCAAAGAATGTCAGGCTAGCCAGAGGGGAAACTTGCTTGAATCTTCAGCAATCCTGAGTGGTTTTCCTTTGGGAGCCAAGGAAGGGGACCATTTTCAATGCAGTAATATGtctataaaatcatataaaacttTGAGGGCAGTATAGCTCATGAGAAAAGTAAGGAGAATTTCCTTGATCATTTGTGGACGTGGTTgcaaatctttttcattttttcacatcatatCTGTCCTATATTCAATGTTTGATTAGCTTGAAGGCTTGCATAGGAGCTGTTAAGGGTAATTTCAGctcttaaattcatttttcttctttttcttttaaaatagatgTTATATTCCATTGTTACAGAATTTCCCAAAGCTCTTGGGATGCGCGgcgcgtgcgtgcgtgtgtgtgtgtgtgtgagacacacacacacagagacagagagacagagagagacagaaacagagagagagggacagagagacagagagaggcagagagacagaaagagggaaagcagtagtgtgtgtgtgtgtgtgtgtgtgtgtgtgtgtgtgtgtgtgtgtgtgtaagagagagagacagaggaagagagagagagaaagacagagaaagagggaaagcaataatatgtgtgtgtgtgtgtgtgtgcatgcacatgaACAGGGGCATAAGCCAAGCAAAGATTTAATTGAGTAGCCTCAAAGACTGAACCTAGCCCAAGAATACTCTGAGATATGGTTCTATAGAATAGATCACACTATTATTACTTTTCAAGCACCCTATATAGTAAAGTAGGAATAATTGTTGCTTTGAAATGATCTCTGAATTTTCCCATCATTTCTTCATAGCAGGACTAGGCTGCTAAGAACTAGATAGAGTTAAACCTGAGAACTGTTATTTCTGATGAAACTACAAAAAATGGGTTGGTATTAGGTATTAACTGTCTCTATTCCCCCCAGTGTGTTAGAGAACTGGCCTTGAAAGtaagagacctaggttcaaatctgggacCTGTAGCTACTTTCTATGTGACATGTTTGGGTTACTTTGCTATGAGCTTTGgtttttgtcatctgtaaaatgggggtaataattcATCCCCTGGCTATTTGAGGCTTTTGTGAGATAGTAGAGTGAACACAGTAACCATAAAACAAAGGGAGGTGCTGGCAGCTACTTTCCTCTGTGCTTATCTCTGATTCTGCCATCAGCCAGATTCTTTTCCCTTAGGTTGCCTCgattttcttgaattgaattctgAAAAGCCTTGCCTTTTCTTCAAAGTGATGACTTGGAGGAATGAGGAGTAGATGCTGTGGTTGCCCAATGAGACTGGAATGTGAGCTTGTACATTGAGCCACTGGCTGCAGATCACTCATTCCAACCACAAAACTAAAAATGCCCAGCCCAGCAACGGGGCTGGAAAATATCTCCTAATGTCCTGGCTGCTGGGAAAGGGAAAGACATAGAAGGAAGCAAAGATCCAGGAGCTTTTGCCACAGCCGTGCTTATGTTTCTTCTAATAATTTTGGAACAAGTCTTTATAAAAGTGTTTTCATACATTGGATGTGATGTGGAGGAATGAGACCAGAGGATCTCAGTTTGAGTCCTGACTGCTACCAACCTGTGTAACTGGGCAAATTGCTTTCCCATTCTGGTCTTCACCTAGTCCTTCATGCCATAGACTCTGCCCTCCACTTCTAGTTTGAAGTCCTTTTATTCTTCAAGACCCAGTTTAGGTGCCACTTCCTCCAAAAAGTCTTCTCTGACCACTCCAAGTGAATGCAAACATTCCTTCATCCCATTTCCCATTGCAATTTATTTGGACCTGAACTCCCCTGGAGATTTTTGCCATTTTTAGGCAAGAATCAGGTTGCCAAGTTGTTTCCTGAAGTCTTCCTGCCATGCCTCTGGCTAGATAACCATTTCCTGTTGTGCTTTCTCTAATCCCTTTATGTATTATCTTGCCCTATaagccctttgagggcagggactgccttagttgttttagcacagtgcctggcacacagtaactTGCCAGATGGCTCTACCAGGTGTGGCCATTGTGCATATTACAGGTTCTGGGGGCCacagtgagagttgggtgacagccAATCAGAGATTGTAGGGTAGGCTGGTAGGTAGGTGGGATGAATTAGTCCCAAAACAAGACCTAGAGATTTCTCTCTTTCAGAGATGTAGCATTGTGATAAATTCCAGTGTCTGGAGAGGGTGTCTGTTTAGAAGAATGTCTCAGAGAAAGATTTGATAACTTTTGAGTCGGTGCTAACTTTCACAGAATAAGCTTAATGTGGCCACCCATAGTTGTGGTAGTGCCTGGTCCCTGTCAACCAAAAGTAATAATATTGAAAGCTAACAAAGCACATTATAGatactgtcttatttgattttcacaatagccctgtggagtagatgttattatttccattttacagataaaaaaaaaaaaacagaggaaagctGAAAGAGGTTctgagtcacttagctaggaattgtctaaggtcctgaaaatggaatttttggactcaataatagaaataataaatataaatttacaaATAATACATAATATGTAAATGCTATATAATGTAAGCAATGATAAAGCAATAATCCCAAATCTCAAAATAGGAGATACAATATGGTATGCTACAAAGAgggctagacttggaatcagaacacctgggtttgaatttcagCTGTGACATTATACCATAGAAAATAGCATATTAGAGCTGAAAAGTATAATACAAGTTAGATCATCAGGGAAAGTTAGCTAGAGGTAGAAATCAGCtaattcaatcccttcattttgcagatgaggaaactaaggttcagggaAAGGAGTGACCTGCCTAAACCTCATAGAAAGGCAATTCCTAAAACTAGGACTAGCATGTAGATCTTTTGACTTCTAGGCCAGAATTAAAATTCCCAGAGTAGACCacaagaaggcagctaggtggtatcacccgtggacagagtactgggtctggagtaaaaaaaaaaaactgggttcaaatctagcctcaggcacttactagctttgtgatcctgggcaaaacaTTTATCCTccgtctgccttagtttcctcaattataaaatggggatcataataacaCCTCTTTCCTTGCATTGTTATTAgagttaaataagataatattggcAACAGTTCCTGGttcatagtaggtgtttaataaatgtttgtgatcttcttttctacttcctagggttgttgtgaggataaaatgagatgatcttGGATGTTAGTGCATTGCAAGCCTTCAGGGGCTATATAAATACCAGCTATTACCATTTAcagattttgtgtgtgtgagtatgtgtatgTGCGTGTGTGGGTTTTTGCCCAGTTTTACATGTTCATCCTGCCCTGTGGCCCTTTTGGTGAACATTGAAGAGTGTATAATTTTAGCAAGTGTGAAAAATCAGGTCCAGCTTTGGATAATCTTATCTCAAAAGATGAATCCCCAGATTGCTTCTGAGGCTTTTTTATATCAACTTGCCCTTCCAAATACCCAcctaaaatttccttttaaatcccAAGGACATTGGATATTAGAGGATAGCTATTTGGATAAAAATATGGGTTGAATTTTGCTGAGACCTAGATATATGCAGGGAAAGATTTGCCAAACATAAGGGGAAAATGTGTCTGGCCTCTTGGATTTTTAGATTCATGAGCAAACATGCTCACTATTCTTGAAGAGGTATCTGGTATGCCCCAGCTGCCTCAGTTAATCCTGCCTTCCTGAACTTTTAACGAGAGCCCAACCCTTCCAGAGCTCACAATAACTTTCTAAGAAGCCTGTCTTTATGAGACTGTAATCAGCTTCAGAGAGGATTTGGAGGTTGGAAAACCCTAAGAGCTTAAGAGTAGGACAGCAAAAACAGCTGGGATTGAATCAGGGAGCCcggtttgaattctggttctgtCACTTACCACCTGTGTGATTTGGAGTATTTCTCTGGACTACCTTGTATTCCACAAAGTGATAGGGATAAAACCAATATTAGTGAGATTGATTTTATAGTGTTAAAACTTGATCTATTgggggcggctgggtggctcagtggattgacagccaggctcagcctcagactcttcccagctgtgtgaccctgggcgagtcatttaacctccattgtctagcccttaccactcttctgccttggagccaatacatagtattgatgccaagatagaaggtaagggttttagaaaaaacaaaacaaacttgaTCTCTTCCTAACTATAAGTCTTTGTGAGGTTCCTTTTATCAGCAGTGTCAGTCATTTAAGGTTTAGGATTGAAACAAAGTGACCAAAAACCAGATTTTTGAACTATGTCACAATGTTACACCAATATTATTATTGTCTTAGTGATAACATTGTGATCGAATGTTTCATTATTTGATAATCTCAGTTTGACACTATGATAAAATCGAGAATGTTAGAGGTTTTTTTGCTCCATTGATATAAAtttgtaatattcttttttcctattaaatttcactGGATTAGATTTGGCTCATTATTCTACTCTACTGGTTGGATTCTGTCTTTACCATTGTATAGATAGAATCTGCTCCTCTTCCCATCTCATCCCCACCTCCCTGCATGTCTAGATGTCATGTGAAAGCTCCGAACAGGTCACAGGTGAAGAGCCTTGGGAACATTACCCAGAATCATCAGAAAGGATAAAGATGTGGGGCGAGAAATGCCCAGAGTCTCTATTCCCTTTGGAGGTGGTGTGGAAGGACCATGGTTGAGGGAGACAGTCATGTGGAAAACCACGTGGTCAGGGTTAGGTTAGTTTAGGCTTAAATCTCTACATATctgctttttctatttcaagtgattattaataaactttatggaaaataagaacctgcaGTGATTAATTTTAACCTAACACCATCTGTTATCTTAACTATCCCACTCAACTTTGTGTCACTAACACATTTTTTAAGTCTATTACCTTTGTCTTCATCTagattaatgataaaaaaaaaagcaggagaagGATTTATCCCAGAGCACACTCCACTAGACTGCTCCAAAGTGACATTGATCCATTAATGTAGATTCTTGGGGTCCATTTATTGAGTCAGTGTAACAGGGGTGTGCTTGAGCCAGCTCTGACTGATTGGGAGAGTcaattgttaaaattttctttcttttgaacccttaccttctgacctagcagcactctaagacagaagggaaaggccTAAGTAAATgcagttacatgacttgcccagcatcacacagctaggaagtatctgaggctagatttgaactcaggtcctctcgacttcaggcctggtgctctggtgctctatcaactgtaccacctagctgcccctgttaaAATGTTAATGTGAGCATTCACACTTCAGAAATCAATAAAGGCTACAgattagggcttgatttattgccTTGTTGAAATCCTAGATGtaagaaagcaaataaaaagaTGTTCAACTTAAAAATGTGTTGTTAGTACATTTGTATTCCTGGAGATCCAGTTGTTAAACACTTACCAGCACATCTCCACAATGCACTATCATTTAGCTCACATCTTACCATATTGTTCACAAAGGTTGTATTTTAAGCCAGATGTGAGCTGGTCCCAAATTCAAGCTCTGGAGAGATGAAATATTGAGGAacataatacaaataaaaatacttttaccACTTATCAAGGATAAACGTTGACAGATATAGCTTTCCAGGTTTCTGCATTC encodes:
- the LOC100011673 gene encoding ubiquitin-conjugating enzyme E2 N-like — its product is MARLPHRIVKEIQGLLAESVPGIKAEPDEVNARHFHVVIAGPQDSPFEGGTFKLELFLPEEYPMTAPKVRFITKIYHPNVDKLGRICLDILKDKWSPALQILTVLLSIQALLSAPNPDDPLANDVAEQWKNNEAKAIETAREWTRLYATNNI